A window of Azotosporobacter soli contains these coding sequences:
- a CDS encoding sugar diacid recognition domain-containing protein has product MAKKEPILDAKFAQSLVDIIAAELNKNVNIVDEDGIIIASFSPERIGKLHEAAALHLTGSLAEEFSVSEADEKKWPGVRSGFNVAIRYRNRRAGFIGVTGQPETAAPYARLAARFVAAALEANERQQLLLKTLREKKELQSSLLNQIIRVQEEERRKISRELHDETSQSLTSIIMGLRLLAEQMPEEAWREKVLAMREVAAGTLDAVHRLAVELRPLLLDDLGLAPALQRYAETYAKQYGINVQLDVSEVAGCRFLPEIETALYRIVQEALTNIAKHAEASQVWICIGKKQRRLYCRVQDDGKGFERTILNKAVDGRPCLGIHGMQERVELLQGEFEIISQPGGGTTVWVEVPARKR; this is encoded by the coding sequence ATGGCAAAAAAGGAACCCATTCTTGACGCGAAATTCGCCCAATCATTGGTGGATATTATTGCAGCGGAATTAAACAAAAATGTAAATATTGTCGATGAAGACGGCATTATTATTGCTTCATTTAGTCCGGAACGAATTGGTAAATTGCATGAAGCGGCTGCGCTTCATTTAACCGGCAGTCTGGCCGAAGAATTTTCCGTTAGCGAGGCTGATGAGAAAAAATGGCCGGGCGTGCGCAGCGGATTTAACGTTGCGATCCGTTATCGCAATCGCAGGGCTGGATTCATCGGCGTCACAGGGCAACCGGAGACTGCGGCGCCTTATGCCAGACTGGCAGCCCGTTTCGTTGCCGCGGCACTGGAGGCGAACGAACGCCAGCAACTACTGCTGAAGACATTGCGGGAGAAAAAAGAGCTGCAGTCCAGCCTGCTGAATCAGATTATTCGCGTTCAGGAAGAAGAGCGACGCAAGATATCTCGCGAGCTTCACGATGAAACCAGCCAATCATTGACTTCCATTATAATGGGCTTGCGTTTGCTGGCGGAACAGATGCCGGAGGAAGCGTGGCGGGAAAAAGTGCTGGCGATGCGAGAGGTGGCGGCGGGAACGTTGGATGCGGTTCACCGTTTAGCGGTAGAGCTTCGTCCGCTTTTACTCGATGATCTCGGACTTGCACCGGCGCTGCAGCGCTATGCGGAAACATACGCTAAACAATATGGCATCAATGTGCAGTTGGATGTGAGCGAAGTTGCAGGTTGTCGTTTCTTGCCGGAGATCGAGACCGCTTTATACCGCATCGTTCAGGAGGCGCTGACTAATATTGCGAAGCATGCCGAGGCCAGTCAGGTTTGGATTTGCATCGGCAAAAAACAACGTCGTCTTTATTGTCGCGTGCAAGATGACGGAAAAGGCTTCGAGCGGACGATACTGAATAAAGCGGTTGACGGCAGACCCTGCCTTGGCATTCACGGTATGCAGGAACGGGTGGAATTGTTGCAGGGCGAGTTTGAAATTATCTCTCAGCCCGGCGGCGGTACGACCGTATGGGTTGAAGTGCCGGCCCGTAAACGATAA